In the genome of Methanococcoides burtonii DSM 6242, the window AATGACCATTTTATTTTGATCAAGTGGACAAAAGCCTTATCAAAAATATTTTCACATTTTGGCTCGATGTTCACAGCTTTCTTTTATTTTGAGACCCCTTTGCTGCACACATCATCTTGAAGAAGTGTCCTTTATACTTGTTTTTTTACCACAGTGAGCTTTCATGAATTCACCCTTCTGGATTCGTGTTCAGAACCTTTGGAAGAAACTAAATGCATGACAATGGCCGGTTGTGTATATTTTATGGAAAACCATCCAAAACTTTAAATGTTTTAGTAACATTAATCTGTACCAACACAAGAGTACACATTATTTAATGTGATCACTTTAGTAACAATACGATCATAAAATTGAAATTATGTCCTCACGAAAAGATACAGGTGAGCATTATGGATGATTTAGAGAAGATCAGACAACAACGATTGGAACAGATCAAAAAGGGCCTTGAGGCTAAAGCGTTCCCGGATGCACCCATACATGTTACGGATGCAGATTTCAATGAGTTCATAGCAAAGTACCCCATCACTGTAATTGATTGTTGGGCAGAATGGTGTGGACCTTGCAGAAAACTTATTCCTATTATTGATGCCCTTGCAAAAGAATATCAGGGAAAAATAGTTTTCGGGAAATTGAACACTGATGAGAACCAGATGGTCGCAAGGAATTTTAATATAACAGCCATTCCAACAATATTGGTCTTTAAAAACGGAAACGCTGCTACCCAGATAGTAGGAGCACTCCAGAAAGAACAACTCGTTGAACACCTTAACAAATTCATACAGTGAGCGGAAGAGAAATAATGTCCCACAAACCAAGAATTGCAGAAAATCCCGGTGTCCGACTCCTTGACCTCAAATCAAGCTCAAAACCATTTTTCATAGTTGCTTCTGTGGAAGTTGGTAACACCACTACGAAGTGTATACTTACAGCCACCAATATGGATGAAGGTAAGACATATCTTGTCACCAAGACAGTGAAGATGACAAGGGATGTCAGGCCTCCAAAGGAAAAAGAGACCATTTTTGGCAGAACTCTCAATGGAATAGAGCTTACACGTGAGTCGGTATCAGAGCTTGTCAAAAACACATTGATAGAGGCAGTTAAAAAGGCAAACCTTGACATCAAGACCGATATCAATTTTGTTGTCCGCTCAACCGGAGTTGTTGCCGGCTTCGATACTCCCGAAGAAGTAGGAGAGTTCATTAAAGCGCTTGCTGATGGCTGTCTTCTAGCAGGAGTACCTCCTAAGAACATGACACCACCAATGGGAATCGACAACATACCCGAGAAATTTAGAAAGCACAGCAAACTTGACAAAGTGTTCTTTGACGGTGCTGTTGCCAGTGTACTCCCACCAACCGGAGCTACCGGTGTGGAGATAGTTGCAAACGAAATGGAGGGCGAACTTGCCACCGCCGGTATCAAGGAAGGTGCCAAATGGGTGGATGTGGATTTCCGTAACCCCTGTATGTCAATGGACTTTGGTACGACCCTTGATGGCAGGATAATCAGCCCTGATGAACCCTATGCAAAGACCATTGGTAATTTCTGTGGATTTGCAGGTGCCATCCCGGATGCCATGATAAAAGGAACCGGTTCAGTAGATAAGAAAGTTGGAACCGCTCTTGATGTTTTCAAGGACATACATATAGATAAGCTCACATTACTTCTGAAAGGCAAAAATATACATGAATATGCAAAGAAAGCTCTTGAGTACATCAAAATCGAAAAGGTTCCTGAGAATAGGAATCGTTACGGAAGTGTACCGGTAAACCCTACCGCTGCAAAAGAGATCAACGTCGTACTTATTGGATGTGATGTAGGAGTGAACGGTTCTGATTTCGATAAATTATCAGACATCGGTGCAGAAATATACGACAAATTCGGTCTGAAAGTGCTTTTTGCTGTCATTGATGAGGTAATGGCACAGGTGATCTACCGACTTGTCAATGTCGCAAAGGAAGAAGGACTGGTCTTCCCGGAAACCACAATCGGAATCACCGGAAGAGCCGGTATCAGTGGCGACAAGGCAAAGCTTGCACTGAAATATCTTGACAAGCTCGGCCTTCATGAAAGAATCGAAGAGAACGTTGTTTTCGTTGATGACGGTCTTGCAAGGGGTGCAGCGGTCATGGCAAGATGTATGAACTCCCTTGGAACAACGTTCAATCCACTCGGAGGGCATCACGGCGGAAGATGTATTCTTGGAAACAGGATCAAACTTCAGAACAAATAATAGAAACGGCAGACATGAAAATGTTTGCTTGCAACCATTTTATTCATTTACAGAGTATTGGCCAGTTTTTTAATTGCGTCATCTATTGCTTTTTTGTGCAGCTCAGATGATTCATGAATTCCGCCCATATTCCCACGAACCGCACGACAAGGATATTGTGATATCAATAAACCTGCCTTTGCGCCGGCACCTTCAACTGCATTCCCCACAAGAGCATCTGCCATACGCCAGGTACTGCCACAGGGAGCTCCCCTAATGACATTCACTTTAGAGATCTTGCCGTCCTTTACCCCTACATCGAGTACAGGGTTTCCAAAAAAGGAAGTAAATGCATCTATACTGGGATCAGAACCAATGTTGCAGCAAATATCATCGACCTCAATGAAGATACCATACTTTAAAGAGATATCATCCAGTTCCCGAATCGGTGCCTTTGCTGCACCCCCTGGAACTATCAAAGCCCCCACGCCAGCCTCACCTGCCATTTTGGCTATCTGTGGTGTGATGTCAGGGTGCAGCGAATAAGTGATAATTATATCAGCATCGAAAACCTTTCCGTTAAAATCAAGTTCAGAAAAAAACTCATCAGGCTCATCTATCAGCTCCGGCAAATGTTCAGGGACCTCTGCGACGATAACCTCCAGATCAGACCTAAACCTAACGGTCTCAATAAGCCTTCGACCGTATTTTCCACGTACTATAACTCCCAGTTTTGTCATGTTCAATACCTTAAGCAATGTTATTGAATAGCGGTATATTAATATTGTTTGCTTTACAATCAAGTAACTGTTTAAATATTCAGGTGATCAAATGGATGATATTGACCAGTCAAAGGTATATTTCAGATGCAATGCGTGTGACTTCGTCTTTCAGGCAGATCCTAACTTTATTCCCATAAAATGCCCACAGTGTGGAAGTGAAAGCACCTCAAGGACATAAATTTAAACTTAAAGGATACATGTGATCTCCATGAAAGGAAAGCTCATAACACTGGAAGGAATAGATGGGTCCGGGAAATCTACCATTACACGCTTTCTGAACTCACACCCGGCCTTTGCCAATGCAGTGTTTACAAAAGAGCCCACTACAAGCTGGATAGGGGATGCTGTTTACAAGGCCATCCAGTCGGACACCGATGAACTTGCCGAGCTTATGCTTTTCACTGCAGACCATGCAGACCACATTTCAACCCTGATAAGACCTGCAATTGAGGAAGGAAAGATAGTTATTTCGGACAGGTATTCGGACAGTCGTTACGCCTATCAGGGCGTTACCCTAAAAGAGAGAATGGAAGAGCCCATGGAGTGGATACAGATGATCCACAGAGGTTGGACAATTATCCCTGACCTCACATTGCTTTTCGACATCGATCCCGCTGTTGCGGTACAGCGATGCGGCAAAAGAGGGGAACAGACAAAGTTCGAGAAGACAGACCTGCTCAAAGGGGTCAGAGAGAACTACCTTAAACTTGCAGAAAAAGAACCAGAAAGATTTGTTGTTATAGATACGGACAGGGACTTAAAAGAAATAGAGAAAGATGTGTTGCAAGCAATCACATCGATCATTGAAAGTTAAAGATCGTTGGAGTCTGCGAACTTTACAAGAAGTTCACCGAACTCACGGACGTGTTTTGGATTCAGGTTAAAGCGGCTCCTTTTCTGGCCGCTCCTTTCCTTTGCAACCTCTACATACTCATTTTCATACTTTTCACTTGTTGCAAGAGATATTGTAAGGTACCACCCGCCACCCATTTTTATTTCCATATACTCTTCGCTGTCACGGACTTCTTTATTTTCTTCCGTTTCATTTACAACTTTATTTTCTTCCGTTTCACTTACAACTTTATTTTCTTCTACCATATTGATCACCCATATTCAATATAAATTGAAAATCTATTCATTTACCTGACCATCTCAATAGGAATGGAACCATTATGCAATCCGGTTGCAACCAATGCGCCTTTGATACCAATAGCTTCCAGTTGCCTAATATCTTCCACGTCCCTTACGCCTCCGCCAAGGAGAACATTGTGGTCAGAAATATCTGCTATAAGACTTAAAAATTGTGCATCGAATCCTGATGAGGTTCCCACCATATCCATGTCAAGGAATATTATGTCATTTATCTCCAGACCGTTCAGTACTTTTACTATCTCAAGGGGATCTTTCGGCATCAAAGGGTCAGACGAGAGGATGTTGCCGTTCTTTTTATCAATGCTCACATTGATCTGTGAAGGGTATGCAGCAGATATCTTAGTAATGGAATCCAAAGATGCGGTCTCTGTACCCAGTACAAGATGCTCTGCAAGCCCTAAAACCCCGGAAACATCTTCAAAGGAACTTATCCCGGGATCCAGCATCGTTTGAGAAAGCTCTGAAACTCCCCGTATCACACCAAAATTTATGTTTGGATCACCCCGACCCTGAAGTCTGTTAAGGTCTGCGATATAGACCTCAGCAGGACGCAGTTCCCGAACAATACCAACCGGGTCCGATGTTGTGCAGACATTACTGATCTCGTGTACCGGACGATATTTTTGCCGGTCCCCTCCCTGCGCATGGACAGCATTACGGTTATATACATCAAATACAAAGACGGTTCGAAACATATTAAATTGATAATTTATCTCATCTTATAAAAAAGAGGCTAATACATGAAATTACTCGTAAGTCCGATCAACACTGAAGAAGCAGTAGCTGCACTCAACGGAGGAGCAGATATAATCGATGTAAAGAATCCAAAGGAAGGTTCACTGGGTGCTAACTATCCATGGGTCATCAGAGAAATAAGAGATGCTGTTGAAGGTAAAAGGCCGATCAGTGCCGCACTTGGGGACTTCAGCTACAAGCCAGGTACCGCAGCCCTTGCAGCATACGGAGCTGCTGCTGCTGGTGCAGATTATGTGAAGATAGGACTTTATGACATCACTACCGAAGAGCAGGCATACGAAATGCTTACCGGTATCGTTGAATCCGTAAAAGACATGGACGTCACTGTCGTAGCTTGCGGATATTCCGATCACGAGCGCATTAACTCCATCAACCCGAAACTTCTCCCGGCAATTGGTGAGAAAGCAGGTGTTGGCCTTGTTATGGTCGATACCGGCCTCAAGGATGGGCGCTCCACATTTGAGTTCATGACCGAGGAAGACCTTATCGAATTCGTCAACGATGCACACTCCCGTGGACTTGAGACAGCTATTGCAGGAACCATAAAATTCGATGATATTCCAGCATTGAAGCGTATCCAGCCAACCATCGTTGGCGTACGCGGAATAGTCTGTGGCGGAGATCGCAGCACTTCAATTAAGCAGGAACTCGTTGAGAAATTGAGAAGTGAGATCTGAAAGGATCTCTTTATTTTATTTCCAAAAACACTTTTTTAAAACATTTCTTTTTTATACTATTACTGTGAAGTTTACTCTAATATATCTTAAAGTCACTACTTAGATCAATACTATTTTTAATTGAGCAAGGTGATCAGTATGTCCGAAGATATCACAGTACGTGTTGCAGAAGCAAACCACCGTGATGCGGGAAGGGGTATTGCCCGACTTCCAAATGCCCTTATGCAGACCATCGATGCAAGAAGCGGAGATATAATCGAGATCAGGAACAAGAAAAATACCTACGCAAGGGTATATCCGGCAGGTCTGGATGATGAAGGGAAGAATATTATACGTATCGACGGGAATCTTCGAGGCAATGCAAGAGTCGGTATCGATGACCCGGTGACTGTAAAACGGATACTTGAGAAAGATGCTGAAAAGATAACTCTCGCCCCAACACACCCTGTTCTGAACGAAAGGATATCACGTTCCGTACATCTTAGCTTAGAGGGAAGACCTGTCGATAAAGGACAGCGCATTCGTGTGGAGAACATAAATAACCCGCTTATTTTTGTAGTAAAGGCTACCAAACCCCATGGCCCGGTAGTGGTCACACGAACTACCAAAATTGAGATCGTTGAACCCATTGCTGAAACAGATATGGGAGAGGAAGTATCTTATGAAGATATTGGCGGGCTGAAGCGAGAACTCGGGCTGATGCGCGAGATGATCGAACTGCCACTGAGACATCCTGAACTTTTCGACAAGCTTGGAGTTGATCCTCCAAAAGGAGTTTTGCTTTACGGACCGCCAGGCACAGGAAAGACGATGATAGCCAAAGCTGTGGCAAGTGAAAGTGAGGCGAATTTCATACCCATAAGCGGGCCGGAAATAATTTCAAAATATTACGGCGAAAGTGAGCAAAAGCTTCGCGAGATCTTTGAGGAAGCTGAAAAGGAAGGACCTACAATAATATTCATCGATGAGTTAGATTCCATTGCACCAAAAAGAGATGATGTTGTAGGTGAAGTCGAAAGGAGGGTTGTGGCCCAACTGCTTACATTGATGGATGGATTAACGAGCCGGGGAAAGGTCATAGTCATTGCTGCAACCAATAGGCCAAATTCCATTGACCAGGCACTGCGCCGAGGGGGGCGTTTTGACAGGGAAATAGAGATAGGGATACCCGACAGAGGAGGACGGTTGCAGGTATTGTACGTCCACACCCGAGGGATGCCCATAGAACAGGGACTTAACCTCGAAAACATTGCGGACATCACCCACGGATTTGTCGGAGCCGACCTTGCCTCCCTTTGCAAGGAAGCCGCAATGCATGCCCTGCGCAGGATGCTCCCCCTGATAAGTATCGAAGAGGAGATCCCGCCTGAAATAATGGAAACGCTTGAGGTGACTGAAACCGATTTCATAGAGGCGCATCGCAATATTGAACCTTCTGCTTTAAGGGAGGTCTTTGTGGAGATACCCCACGTGAGGTGGGAAGATATTGGCGGCCTCAATAAAGTGAAACAGGAACTGATAGAAGCAGTTGAATGGCCTCTTAAATATCCCGAGATGTTCACTGCCCTGAACACCACACCACCAAGGGGAATCCTTCTATTCGGACCCCCCGGCACAGGTAAGACCCTTTTGGCAAAAGCAGTTGCAAATGAAAGTGAGGCAAATTTCATTAGTATCAAAGGACCGGAACTTCTCAGTAAATATGTTGGGGAATCTGAAAAAGCGGTAAGGGAAACGTTTAGAAAAGCCAAGCAAGCAGCTCCAACCGTTGTTTTCTTTGATGAGCTTGATTCAATGGTGCCAAAGCGCGGGATGGGATCCGACCAGCAAGCAACAGAACGCGTTGTCAGCCAGATATTGACCGAAATAGACGGCATTGAGGAACTGAAGGATATAGTCATAGTGGCTGCCACTAACAGGCCGGACATAATCGACCCCGCCCTATTAAGACCGGGGCGTTTTGACAGACTTATCTATGTAAGGCCCCCTGATAAAGAGGAGCGTGCCAAGATACTTGATATTCATCTTTCAGGTAAGCCTATTGCAGAAGATGTAAAACTGGAAGAACTTGCTGAACTTACCGAAGGGTATGTAGGAGCGGATATTGAAGCCATCTGCAGAGAAGCTGCAATGATGACACTTCGAGAGATCATCAGGCCAGGAATGACAAAGGATGAGGTCTATGAAACTGTAAAGAACGTTGTCATTCAAAGATCACACTTTAGCACAGCGATAAAAAGAGTGAGAGCTTCGACATCCCTGGATGAAATGAAGAGATATGACGAAACGGCACGAATGTTCTCGAATCCGGATGCAGATGAGAACAAGGACTTAAGGGAAAAGGCATAAGTCGTTGGACTAATAGTAATTAATAGGGGGATAAGTTACGTTGAAACAAAGATTTGTTTTAGATACGACCGCTTTGACCGATCTTCAGACACGAGAGATGCTGGAGATAGAGGACCTTTGTCAGGGAATGAGGGCAATACTCGACCTTATTGCTGAATCAAGGCTTCATTTACAGATCAGTTGTTATGTTCCTTTTCCATCAGTGTACAAAGAGCTCCATGAGTTTGCAAAAAATAATGGCTGCGATGATGAGATCATTGCGATGATAGATACATGGCTTGTCAAAAAAACACCTGATAGGCATGAGGTGAAGATACCATCACATATTTTTCATGAATACGTATCTTATATGCGAGAACGTATCAACAAGGGTATGACCGTGGCCGAGGAAGCTATCCGGGAAGCTTCGATACAATGCCTGTCGATCGAATCGGAAATAGAGGATACGCGCAAGGTAGAGGACAATACCGATCGCGAGGTTATTGGCCCCATTGTAGGAAAGTTCAGGAACAAGTACCGTTCAGCACTTCGTTATGGCATCCTTGACAGTGCCCCTGACATCGATGTATTACTTCTTGCAAAGGAACTGGACGCAGCGGTTGTCGCAAGTGACTACGGCATTCAGAAATGGGCAGAGCAGCTCGGGGTCAGGTTCGTGCCTGCCAATACGTTCCCAATGATGTTGAAGGAATATCTGAGACATACGCCTTCTGACGGAACTCATCAGAAGTAAGTTTTTCAGGCACCTACGATGAAAGAAATGAGTGCAAAGAGCATTGCGAACTTAAACAGTTTTGATGAGCGCGCAGCATCCTTTTTCCCGAGTATCTGGTAAACCGCGATCAGGAAGAAGATGTCTGCAATTGCCACGACGAAAAGATATTGTTCATTTAATATGGATTGCAAATAAGGTACAGGACTTGCAAGCATGGCAGTAAAGCCGAATGCTGCTGCAATATATGATGCTTTTTTAGCTCCGATAAGGATCGGCAGTGTCCGTGCACCATCTTTTTTATCCCCCACGATGTCTTCAACATCCTTTACGATCTCACGGGCAATGGTCGCAAGGGTCGCCAGAAGAAAAAGAACTACCAGTGCCTGAAGCCCTGCCATGCCGAAGACCGCACCACCAAAAAGGAAGGTAGAGCCGGTGAGATAACCCACCGAGGCATTCCCAAAGAAAGGAGTGCGTTTCAGGCTTTGTGCATACAATATCAGTACCATAGAATTGAATAGAGCTATGATGCCACAAAGGGGATTCACCAGAAATGCCAGTGTTATCCCTGTTATGAATAGAAACAGCGAAAAATAAAGGGCGCTTTTCAAGGAGATCTTGCCGGAAGGTATCGGCCTTGAGGGTTTGTTCACTTTATCGATTTCGATGTCGAAATAATCGTTCAAACCGTTGCCAGCTCCTGTAACGAGGAAAACTATGGCAAAGATCAGTGAAGTATCGAACAATGATAGCGATACGTAAGGGGAAGCAGAGGAGAGAATATTATATGCTATCAAAACACCAATTAAGCCAGCAAAAGCAGCCATTGCACAATTTCCTGCGCGCATAAGTTCAAGATAGGTTTTCATTAATTCTCCCAATAGTTACCTGTTGCGTTTTACTTCAAGCATACGATCAAGAGCTCGTTTTGCACGTACCTGAATATCTTTTGGAACGGTCACAACGGTCTCCATATTCTCAAGACAGCGAAGGACAGAACTTAGATCTATCATTTTCATGTCCGGACAAAATGTAAATTTTGAGACAGGATAAAATTTCTTATTGGGATTTTCAGTCTCAAGCTGGTGCAATATACCCTGCTCCGTAGAAACTATGAATTCGTTATTGTCAGAGCTTTTTACATGATCAAGCATTCCAGTAGTACTGAACACATGGTCTGCTTTTTCCAGAACTTCTGAACGGCATTCAGGATGGGCCATCAGCTCCGCCCCTGGGTGCTTGTTCATTGCAAGATCAACATCTTCTGCAAGTATCTGATTGTGTGTAGGGCAATAACCATTCCATGGAATGATGGTCTTGTCAGTATGTTTTGCAACGTATGCTGCAAGGTTCTTGTCAGGAACGAAAATAACTTTGTCCGAGTCGAGAGAATTTACAACTTCCACTGCATTTGCCGAGGTACAACAGATATCACATTCTGCTTTGATGTCAGCTCGTGTATTGACATAGCAGACGACCATGGCATCTGGATGTTGCGCCTTTAATTTACGAAGTGATATGACATCCACCATTGCCGCCATAGGGCAATCGGCATCTGCATCCGGCATAAGAACTGTTTTTTCAGGGGAGAGGATGAATGCACTCTCTGCCATGAAGCTCACGCCACAAAAAACAATAACTTCCGCATCCTGGTCTACCGCTTCCTGACTCAGCCCCAGCGAATCGCCTACAAAGTCTGCGATATCCTGCACTTCATCCCGTGCATAGCAATGCGCCAAAATAACAGCATTGCGTTCTTTTTTCAATGAATTTATCTTGTTGATAATAGATTGCCTGTCCTGCATACGACCACTTGTTTTTCCGTTTTTTATAATTACACACGACTCCAACGGACCGGCATACAATATCCGGTTATGTGATAAACATTTATTGGTATGTGATCATGTCCCTACCTGAAGAGGATCGGCTATCTTTTTCAGTGTGGAAATTGCAGATAGAGCTGCCAGATAACTTGTCTTGGGGTTACTCGGCGCCGGTACGTTCTCCACCCTTGTTGTGAACATGCCAAATTCACCTTCAACGGTTATCTCGTGGATATTCCTTGTGAGTGCGGGGTTTGCGATGATCTTGACCTTTGTCTTATCGAAACCAATGCCTGCAATGCTCAAAGATGCTGCAACATTGACATTTGAAGGAAAAGCCTTTACAGCTTCTGATGCCATACCTTCGAAAAGTACGGTCTTTCCTTTGATGCTGTCAAGATCGATATTGTTCTGTACGATGTACGGAGCACCTTCAAAACTTCTCGGGTGTTTCTGGGTTGTCAGGGTAACTGAGTATATAGAAGCTGCGGATGCGGATTTTAGACCATCCAACCCAACGATCGCACCGGATGGGAAATATATCTTACAGCCATATTCCTTTGCAATATCGAATGTTGTATCGAGAAGTTTTTTGTCTGCAAAAGCACCAACACTAATGACCATTACATCACATTTTGCGTGAAGGGTGGTCGGAACTACATCATACACTGCCTGTTGGGACGCACATTCCACTACCAGGTCAACGTGCTTTACCATTTCCACTATCTCAAGCACTTTTGGGTCAGTGTTTTTGAGCTGCTCTTTCAAATTGATTATTGACTGTTCGTGCCTGTCATAAACAGCATACAATTCGACCTCGATGTGACCTGAATCGATAGCTTTACAAAGCTCAGTACCGATTGCCCCACATCCGAACACTCCGATCTTTAGCATTCTAGACTCCTGCAACGTTATTTTATAATATTGAAATGTTAATAGTAATATATCTTAATTATCCTGAACATTGTTCGAGAAATTTTCTCGACAACGTAGGGTCCAAATACGCTAAAAGCATATAAACCTCTTGAAGCATTGACATATATGGTAATATGATACTGACCAGCGAAATTGAAAGATTTATCGAAGAGGACCTTGGAGCAAATGACATTTCCTGCACACTTGTTCCTGAAAAGGAGATCAAAGCAATCGTTTTTGTAAAACAGGATTGTATCATTGCAGGCATTCCTATTGCAAAAAGGATATTCGATTACTTTGGACTTGACTCATCCGCAAAATATAAAGATGGAGATCAATTAGGATCAGGAGATACTATTTTGGAGATATCCGGTAATGCAGTATCGGTC includes:
- the trxA gene encoding thioredoxin yields the protein MDDLEKIRQQRLEQIKKGLEAKAFPDAPIHVTDADFNEFIAKYPITVIDCWAEWCGPCRKLIPIIDALAKEYQGKIVFGKLNTDENQMVARNFNITAIPTILVFKNGNAATQIVGALQKEQLVEHLNKFIQ
- a CDS encoding HisA/HisF-related TIM barrel protein, coding for MFRTVFVFDVYNRNAVHAQGGDRQKYRPVHEISNVCTTSDPVGIVRELRPAEVYIADLNRLQGRGDPNINFGVIRGVSELSQTMLDPGISSFEDVSGVLGLAEHLVLGTETASLDSITKISAAYPSQINVSIDKKNGNILSSDPLMPKDPLEIVKVLNGLEINDIIFLDMDMVGTSSGFDAQFLSLIADISDHNVLLGGGVRDVEDIRQLEAIGIKGALVATGLHNGSIPIEMVR
- the tmk gene encoding dTMP kinase, which codes for MKGKLITLEGIDGSGKSTITRFLNSHPAFANAVFTKEPTTSWIGDAVYKAIQSDTDELAELMLFTADHADHISTLIRPAIEEGKIVISDRYSDSRYAYQGVTLKERMEEPMEWIQMIHRGWTIIPDLTLLFDIDPAVAVQRCGKRGEQTKFEKTDLLKGVRENYLKLAEKEPERFVVIDTDRDLKEIEKDVLQAITSIIES
- the nadA gene encoding quinolinate synthase NadA; its protein translation is MQDRQSIINKINSLKKERNAVILAHCYARDEVQDIADFVGDSLGLSQEAVDQDAEVIVFCGVSFMAESAFILSPEKTVLMPDADADCPMAAMVDVISLRKLKAQHPDAMVVCYVNTRADIKAECDICCTSANAVEVVNSLDSDKVIFVPDKNLAAYVAKHTDKTIIPWNGYCPTHNQILAEDVDLAMNKHPGAELMAHPECRSEVLEKADHVFSTTGMLDHVKSSDNNEFIVSTEQGILHQLETENPNKKFYPVSKFTFCPDMKMIDLSSVLRCLENMETVVTVPKDIQVRAKRALDRMLEVKRNR
- a CDS encoding (5-formylfuran-3-yl)methyl phosphate synthase — its product is MKLLVSPINTEEAVAALNGGADIIDVKNPKEGSLGANYPWVIREIRDAVEGKRPISAALGDFSYKPGTAALAAYGAAAAGADYVKIGLYDITTEEQAYEMLTGIVESVKDMDVTVVACGYSDHERINSINPKLLPAIGEKAGVGLVMVDTGLKDGRSTFEFMTEEDLIEFVNDAHSRGLETAIAGTIKFDDIPALKRIQPTIVGVRGIVCGGDRSTSIKQELVEKLRSEI
- a CDS encoding DUF166 domain-containing protein; the protein is MTKLGVIVRGKYGRRLIETVRFRSDLEVIVAEVPEHLPELIDEPDEFFSELDFNGKVFDADIIITYSLHPDITPQIAKMAGEAGVGALIVPGGAAKAPIRELDDISLKYGIFIEVDDICCNIGSDPSIDAFTSFFGNPVLDVGVKDGKISKVNVIRGAPCGSTWRMADALVGNAVEGAGAKAGLLISQYPCRAVRGNMGGIHESSELHKKAIDDAIKKLANTL
- a CDS encoding CDC48 family AAA ATPase; the encoded protein is MSEDITVRVAEANHRDAGRGIARLPNALMQTIDARSGDIIEIRNKKNTYARVYPAGLDDEGKNIIRIDGNLRGNARVGIDDPVTVKRILEKDAEKITLAPTHPVLNERISRSVHLSLEGRPVDKGQRIRVENINNPLIFVVKATKPHGPVVVTRTTKIEIVEPIAETDMGEEVSYEDIGGLKRELGLMREMIELPLRHPELFDKLGVDPPKGVLLYGPPGTGKTMIAKAVASESEANFIPISGPEIISKYYGESEQKLREIFEEAEKEGPTIIFIDELDSIAPKRDDVVGEVERRVVAQLLTLMDGLTSRGKVIVIAATNRPNSIDQALRRGGRFDREIEIGIPDRGGRLQVLYVHTRGMPIEQGLNLENIADITHGFVGADLASLCKEAAMHALRRMLPLISIEEEIPPEIMETLEVTETDFIEAHRNIEPSALREVFVEIPHVRWEDIGGLNKVKQELIEAVEWPLKYPEMFTALNTTPPRGILLFGPPGTGKTLLAKAVANESEANFISIKGPELLSKYVGESEKAVRETFRKAKQAAPTVVFFDELDSMVPKRGMGSDQQATERVVSQILTEIDGIEELKDIVIVAATNRPDIIDPALLRPGRFDRLIYVRPPDKEERAKILDIHLSGKPIAEDVKLEELAELTEGYVGADIEAICREAAMMTLREIIRPGMTKDEVYETVKNVVIQRSHFSTAIKRVRASTSLDEMKRYDETARMFSNPDADENKDLREKA
- a CDS encoding RNA ligase partner protein, whose protein sequence is MLEIEDLCQGMRAILDLIAESRLHLQISCYVPFPSVYKELHEFAKNNGCDDEIIAMIDTWLVKKTPDRHEVKIPSHIFHEYVSYMRERINKGMTVAEEAIREASIQCLSIESEIEDTRKVEDNTDREVIGPIVGKFRNKYRSALRYGILDSAPDIDVLLLAKELDAAVVASDYGIQKWAEQLGVRFVPANTFPMMLKEYLRHTPSDGTHQK
- a CDS encoding aspartate dehydrogenase encodes the protein MLKIGVFGCGAIGTELCKAIDSGHIEVELYAVYDRHEQSIINLKEQLKNTDPKVLEIVEMVKHVDLVVECASQQAVYDVVPTTLHAKCDVMVISVGAFADKKLLDTTFDIAKEYGCKIYFPSGAIVGLDGLKSASAASIYSVTLTTQKHPRSFEGAPYIVQNNIDLDSIKGKTVLFEGMASEAVKAFPSNVNVAASLSIAGIGFDKTKVKIIANPALTRNIHEITVEGEFGMFTTRVENVPAPSNPKTSYLAALSAISTLKKIADPLQVGT
- a CDS encoding methanogenesis marker 14 protein produces the protein MSHKPRIAENPGVRLLDLKSSSKPFFIVASVEVGNTTTKCILTATNMDEGKTYLVTKTVKMTRDVRPPKEKETIFGRTLNGIELTRESVSELVKNTLIEAVKKANLDIKTDINFVVRSTGVVAGFDTPEEVGEFIKALADGCLLAGVPPKNMTPPMGIDNIPEKFRKHSKLDKVFFDGAVASVLPPTGATGVEIVANEMEGELATAGIKEGAKWVDVDFRNPCMSMDFGTTLDGRIISPDEPYAKTIGNFCGFAGAIPDAMIKGTGSVDKKVGTALDVFKDIHIDKLTLLLKGKNIHEYAKKALEYIKIEKVPENRNRYGSVPVNPTAAKEINVVLIGCDVGVNGSDFDKLSDIGAEIYDKFGLKVLFAVIDEVMAQVIYRLVNVAKEEGLVFPETTIGITGRAGISGDKAKLALKYLDKLGLHERIEENVVFVDDGLARGAAVMARCMNSLGTTFNPLGGHHGGRCILGNRIKLQNK
- a CDS encoding geranylgeranylglycerol-phosphate geranylgeranyltransferase — encoded protein: MKTYLELMRAGNCAMAAFAGLIGVLIAYNILSSASPYVSLSLFDTSLIFAIVFLVTGAGNGLNDYFDIEIDKVNKPSRPIPSGKISLKSALYFSLFLFITGITLAFLVNPLCGIIALFNSMVLILYAQSLKRTPFFGNASVGYLTGSTFLFGGAVFGMAGLQALVVLFLLATLATIAREIVKDVEDIVGDKKDGARTLPILIGAKKASYIAAAFGFTAMLASPVPYLQSILNEQYLFVVAIADIFFLIAVYQILGKKDAARSSKLFKFAMLFALISFIVGA